The following is a genomic window from Amycolatopsis cihanbeyliensis.
GGTTGCGGTCCTCCGGGATGCCCGCCGTCACCCGGCGCAGCAGGCGCCGCGCCCGCATGCCTTCTCCCGCGCCGTCCACCCGGCGAGCTTGGCATATCGGCAGGGCGGCATGTGGCCGGGCGGCGCGGGCAGGCGGATCGGTTCAGTGAGCGGTCTCACAGCGTCCGCGTTCGGCTTCGGCCGGGCGACGGTCCCGTTCCGCCGTCCCGGTAATGACCTGCGCCGACCTGAGCCGACCACCCACGAATCGGCACCGAGCACTCGCTGTTCGTTACTTTGTGTACCGGAATGGGGACGCCTTGCCGGAGCGATCGGTGCTACCAATACACTCCGCCCAACCACACCACCTGTGGTGCATTCCATGCCAGCGTCGGCGCAGCCGTTCGATCGGCGGCCCGTCGCTGACGACAGGCGACGTTTCCAGGAGGACGAATGTCCCGGCATTTCCTCGCGGCGGGCTCCGCGGAGCTCTCCGGAGGTGACTACGGCATCGTGGCCGTGGTCGCCGTGGTCGCCCTTGCCGCACTGGTCATTGGCTACCTACTGCTCAAGGAGGTGCTGGCCGCGGGCCAGGGCACCACCAAGATGCAGGAGATCGCCAAGGCGGTGCAGGAAGGGGCGACCGCCTACCTCAACCGGCAACGGAAGACGCTCGCGATTTTCGGCGCTGTCGTTTTTCTCCTGCTGCTGGTGCTTCCCGCGGAAGATTGGAGTGAGCGGATAGGCCGATCGCTGTTCTTCCTCGTCGGCGCTGTCTTCTCGTTCGCGATCGGTTACCTCGGCATGTGGCTGGCCACCAGGGCCAACCTCCGGGTCGCCGCCGCGGCGAGGGAAGGCGACGGCGCCAGGGAGAAGGCGATGCGGATCGCCTTCCGGACCGGTGGTGTGGTCGGCATGATCACGGTCGGGCTCGGACTCTTCGGCGCGGCGGTGGTCGTGCTGGTGTACGCCGGCCAGGCGCCCAAGGTGCTGGAGGGCTTCGGTTTCGGCGCCGCCCTGATCGCGATGTTCATGCGTGTCGGCGGCGGCATCTTCACCAAGGCCGCAGACGTCGGCGCCGACCTGGTCGGCAAGGTCGAGCAGAACATCCCCGAGGACGACCCGCGCAACGCCGCCACCATCGCCGACAACGTCGGGGACAACGTGGGCGACTGCGCAGGGATGGCGGCCGACCTCTTCGAGTCCTACGCGGTGACCCTGGTCGCCGCGCTGATCCTGGGCAGCGCCGCGTTCGGCACGGCCGGAGCGGGCCTGACCTTCCCGCTGATCATCCCGGCGATCGGGGTGATCACCGCGGTGATCGGTATCTACATCACCAGGGCACGCGCGGGCGAAAGCGGGCTGACGACGATCAACCGCTCGTTCTACATCTCCGCGGTGATCTCCGCGGTGCTCTCGGCTATCGCGGCCTTCGTGTTCCTGCCGGACTCCTTCGCCGAAGCCACCGGCAGCCCGGCCGTGATCGCCACCGTCTCGGTGATCATCGGCATCGTGCTGGCCGGGGTGATCCTCTGGCTCACCGGCTACTACACCGGAACCGAGCACAAGCCGGTCAAGGATGTCGGTAAGAGCTCGGAGACCGGCGCGGCCACGGTCATCCTGTCCGGTATCTCGGTGGGCTTCGAGTCCGCCGTGTACACCGCCCTCGTTGTCGGTGCCGCGGTCTTCGGTGCCTACCTGATCGGCGGCGGGGTCGCGCTGTTCGCCGTGGCGCTGGCCGGAACCGGCCTGCTCACCACGGTCGGCGTGATCGTCGCGATGGACACCTTCGGCCCGGTCTCGGACAACGCGCAGGGCATCGCCGAGATGTCCGGTGACCTCGAAGAGGGCGAGGGCGTGCAGATCCTCACCGAGCTGGACGCCGTCGGCAACACCACCAAGGCGATCACCAAGGGCATCGCGATCTCCACCGCGGTGCTCGCCGCGACCGCGCTGTTCGGCTCCTACTCCGAGTCGATCGAGTCCAAGCTGCGGGAACTGGGGATGACCCTCACCTCCACCGACCTGTTCCTGGACCGGGTTGTCAGCCCGAACACGCTGATCGGTGTGATGATCGGTGCGGCCGTGGTGTTCCTGTTCTCCGGGCTCGCGGTGAACGCGGTCTCCCGCGCGGCAGGCGCCGTGGTCTACGAGGTGCGCAGGCAGTTCCGGGAGATCGCCGGAATCATGGAGGGCACCACCCGCCCCGAGTACGGCAAGGTGGTCGACCTGGTCACCAGGGACTCGCTGCGCGAGCTGACCACCCCGGGTCTGCTGGCGATCTTCGCGCCGATCGCGGTCGGCTTCGGCCTCGGCACCGGCGCGCTGGCCGGGTACCTCGGCGGGGCCATCGCGGCCGGGATGCTGATGGCGGTGTTCCTCGCCAACTCCGGTGGTGCCTGGGACAACGCGAAGAAGCTGGTCGAGGACGGCCACCACGGTGGCAAGAACTCCGAGGCGCACGCGGCCACCGTGATCGGGGACACCGTGGGTGACCCGTTCAAGGACACCGCGGGTCCCGCGATCAACCCGCTGATCAAGGTGATGAACCTGGTCTCGCTGCTGATCGCACCCGCGGTGGTGACCCTCTCGGTCGGGCCGGACGCCTCGGACCCGCTGCGGATCGCGATCGCCGTGGTCTCCGTGTTGATCATCGCGGCGGCGATCGTGGTGTCCAAGCGTCGCGGCAACGCGATCGCCGACACCCCGAGCAACGCGGAGGCGACCAACGCCTCCTGACCCGCGAACGGGCTCGGGCCCGTCACGTCCTGGTGCGTGGCGGGCCCGAGGCTTTCCCGGCCGGGTAGCGTCCGGCACCGGCACACTCGTTCGCCTGGGAGGGACACCGAGCATGAGGTATCGCGTCGGGTCACTGGCAGCCTGCCTTGCCATCCTGCTGACCGGATGTTCCGACGACGAGATCACGGAGCCCCCGACCGGCACACCCGCACCGAGCGAGACGAGTGGCCCGAGCACCTCCGCGCCGGACGGCCCCGCCAGTGGCCGCACGCCGAGCGGCGGGGCCACACCCGAGAACGAGACCGATGCCGCCGACGAGGCCAACGTCGCGTGGATGAACGACTTCTGCGGTGCGCTGACCGAGTTCGCCACCCTCTCCGGTGCGCAGGCCCCGGACATCGCCCCCGGGGACATCGCCGCCGCCAAGCGCACCTTCAGCGACATGCTCGGCCGCTTCGATGGTGCGCTGGGTACCGCGGTGACGAAGCTGGGGGCACTGCCGCCCTCCCCGGTGCCGGAGGGTGACACGAAGAAGCAGGAACTGCTGGACCGGCTCGGGCCGGTACGGCAACAGATCTCCGACGCCAGGAGCAAGCTGGACGCGGCGCGGGGCGACGATCAACAGGCGTTGATCGAGGCGGTGGGCAGCGTTCAGGAGGCGAGCACGGCACTGGCCGAGATCGGGAACCCACTCGGGCTGGTGGACGGAATTCCCGCACTACGGGACGCGGGGCGCCATGCCCCGAACTGCGCAGACTTACAAAAGTAACTCTCCGCAATCGGCGTGGTATCAGTCAGGTACTGCGCGACTTGCGAAGCTTGCTGGGATCGGTACCGTCAACACGGCTGTGCTCACGGTGCGTAAGGAGGTGTCGGCGTGCGGCCGCGGAGTTCCGGTTTGGCGGCAGTGGTGGGACTGGCGACGGTGCTGTGCCTGGTACTCACCGGATGCGGCCGGCAATCGCCGGAGGCCGGCCCGGCGGACGGGCAGGAGGCACGCCGTGTTCCCGGCAGCACCACCTCCGGCGCGCCCAGCCAGGAGCGGCTGCACCGGGAGCGCGCCACGACCGAATGGGTCGACGGTTACTGCACTGCGGTCGGTGCCCTCGTGGACTCGATGTCCTCGATTCCGGAGATCGATCCGAGTAGCCCGCGGCGGGCCTCCCGGACCTCCAGCCGGCTGCTCGGCGCGGTGATCGGTGGCCTGGATCGGACCCTGAGCAACCTGAACGGCCTGGCGCCGGCCCCGGTTCCGAGCGGGGACACGATGAAGGTCAAGGCGGTCGCCGACTACACCCGTATCCGGGAGCGGGCGGTGAGTGCCAAGGAACAGCTGGACGCCGCCGGCAGGGACGACGCCCGGCATGCCGCCATCGAGGCGGTCGACGGACCGCTGGAGGACCTCGGCGAGGTCAACCTGCTCGAGGGCATCGGCTCCACCCCGGAGTTGGCCGCGGCGAGCAGGCGGGCGGCCACCTGCCGCGAGCTCATCGAGCAGGACCCGAGTCCCCGTCTCGGTCCGGCGTAGGAACCGGGCGGGGGATCCGCGGCTCGCCCGTCCCCGTTCCTACAGCCGCCGCCCGGCGTAGGCGGCCATCGCCTCGCGCAGGTACGCGGCCAGGCCCGGCGCGGTCTCGTCGATGTTGGCGGTGAACCGCTCGTCATCGACGTACAGCTGACCGAGACCGGTGTAGGACTCGCGATCCGGCGTCCAGAAGTGGCAGATCCACCGGTAGTGCGCGTCGGTGGCCTCGATCGTGCGCGGGTCGTCGGCGGGCACGCCGTCCCGCATCAACTCGGCGAGCTCGGCCGATGCCGCGGCACCCTCCCGCTGCACGGCCTCCCACTTCTCCGCTGACCAACCCTTGACCCGCTCGTGCGATTCGCGCGCGCCGCTGCCCCAGCGCCGCTCCGCCTCCTGGGCGTGGCGTTCGGCCTGTTCGGAGTCCCTGGCGAAGCCCCGGTACAGATTTTCCGCGTTCATGTCCTTCCCTCCTTCCAGCTTCTCGATGGTGTGCCGCACGGTCGTGGCGAGCCGGTCGAACCGGTCCCGCTCGGCCAGCAACCACTCGTGGTGCAGCCGGAGCGCGTCCAGCTGGTCGGTCTGCCGGTCGAGGACGTCTCCGATCGTGTCCAGCCCGAGCCCGAGCTCCCGCAACACCCGGATCTGCTGCAGGCGCAGCAACTGCTCCCGCTCGTAGTAGCGGTAACCGTTGCCACCGATATGGGCCGGCCTGAGCAGGCCGATCTCGTCGTAGTGCCGCAACGTCCTCGACGTCACCTTGGCCATTCGCGCGACCTGCACGATCGAGTAAGCCATGTCGACCTCCGTGCGGATGAACCTCCTTCCGGCTCACCTCGACGACGTTAGAGATTGACGCTACGTCAACTTCAAACCAGTTCGTCGTACGTCACGGCTATACTGTCTCGAACGGGTGTTCTATCCTCTGCGTGTGGACCAGATCTCGTTCTTCTCCGCCGAGGCCCGCGGCCCGCGAGCCGGGGATCTCGCGGGCGTGCTGTGTGGTCACGGGCAGGTCGTGAGCTTCGGGCGCACCGCGGCCCGGCTCTCGGTCGAGCTGGGGGAGGGCCTGCGCGCGCGGGCACTGGCCATGGAGTGTGGGCGGCGCGGGGTGACCGCCGAGGTCACCAGCTCGGCGGAGGGGCAGCCGCTGGTCCGTACGCCGTTCCGGGTCGACCTGTTGCCGCTGGCCGACGACTGGTGCGCGGGCGAGGGCAAGGAGGTGCCGGGGCGGTTCCTGCTGGACGGACCCACCCTGCGGATGTGGGTGCTGGCCTGCGGGATCCCCACCGAACGCGGCTACCTGCTCCCGCTCGACCCGGAGGCGCCGGACACCCACGATCCGCTTTCCGCGGCGCTGGGCACGATCGGCCTGCCGGCCCAGCGGGTCGGCCCCAAGGCGGGCGGCCCCGCCCTTCGCGTCACCGGCAGGCGGCGCCTTGCCACCCTCGAGGAACTGGTCGGCCGCCCGCCCGCCGGTGCCGAACCTCTCTGGCCCACCCCGAACCCCCTCCGTCGGGCCGGCTGACCGGGTTCAGGAGGGGAGATGGCAGTCGGGACGAGTGAGGTCGATCCGGCTGCCCGCGATCAGGCAGCCGTAGAAGCGGTAGGTCTGCTGCCCGTAGTTGGTGCCGTGCCGGACGGTGACGTTGCCGTGCTCGTCGACCTCGCACGGGTTGTTCAAGGTGCAGCGCTGACCGTCCTCGTTGCCGGTGTTGTTCACCCCGACGACCTCGCCGCTGTCCCGGTCGATGATGGGCGAACCCGACGTGCCGCCGATGGTGTCGCAGCTGGGCGTGTACCGGATCGAGTCGCGCCAGGTCCAGCCGGCCTCACGCAGCTCGTGCACGAACCCGTCCACCGTGCAGGAGTAGATCCGCTTCCAGTATCCGGACACCACGCTGATCGCGGTGCCCTCGTCGGCCGTGGCGGAGGCCAGCCGCAACGGCCGAACTCCGTAGGCCTGCTCCAACTCGGCGTAACTGCGCCGCAGCCGGTACAGCGAGACATCTGTCTCGGTCATCGTCGCGTAGACCAGCCTGCTCGCTCGCAGCGTGCCCAACTCACCCCGGCCGTCCGCGGTGAGCAGCCGGAACTGTCGCTGGGACGGCCGGTCGATGATTACCTCACCCGGTTCCGGGAAACCCGCCTGCAGGCAGTGCCCGTTGGAAAGGACGAGTGCCGGGTCATCGGCCGCCGCCCCGGCGAGGCGCACCACCGAGCCGGAGCAGTTGGACAGCGCGACCGTGGCCCGGAAGTCGACTTCGGCCCGGGCGGTCACGGTGGCGGCCGCGGGCGACGGCACCAGGAGGAGCGCCCCGAGCAGGGCCGTGAGGAGGGCGGTCAGCCATCGGCGGGTCATGCCTTGACTCCTTATCGGTTCCGGGGACGGTTGCGGGTAACAATAGGTGAGGTGTGCACCGACGAACGGAGGGTATTCGTCCGGCTACCGAAGCCCCCAGCGCGGACGAGTCGGACATCACGTGCTAGGTGTGGAAAAGAAACATCGCCGGGCTCGCGGCCGATGCGCCCCATACGTGGTGGCCACCGGACGCGGTACCTGAGCGGAGGTCACCGGCAAGTGCGGTGCACACTGGCTGGTCGAACAGGCTGGTCGAACTAGTGTCGCCATCGCGGCGAGATGATTGAGCGGAGAGCAGGACAGCGTGGCTGGATCGGCACGGACCAAGAACTCTGGATCGAATGGCGCCGGTCGTCGACGGCTGGTGATCGTCGAGTCCCCGACCAAGGCCCGCAAGATCGCGCCCTATCTCGGCCGGGACTACGTGGTCGAATCCTCCCGCGGGCACATCAGGGACCTCCCGCGTGGCGCCGCCGACGTGCCTGCCAAGTACAAGGGCCAGCCCTGGGCAAGGCTCGGCGTGGACGTGGACAACGACTTCGAGCCGCTCTACGTCGTGTCGCCGGACAAGAAGGCGACCGTGACCGAGCTGAAAGGCCTGCTCAAGGACGTCGACGAGCTCTACCTCGCCACCGACCCCGACCGCGAGGGTGAGGCCATCGCCTGGCACCTGCTGGAGGCACTCAAACCCAAGGTGCCGGTGCGCAGGATGGTGTTCCACGAGGTCACCGAGCAGGCCATCCGCTCGGCGGCGGAGAGCACCAGGGAGCTCGACCCCGACCTGGTGGACGCCCAGGAGACCAGGCGCATCCTGGACCGGCTCTACGGCTACGAGGTCTCCCCGGTGCTGTGGAAGAAGGTCATGCCGAAGCTCTCGGCAGGCCGGGTGCAGTCGGTGGCCACCCGTATCGTGGTCGAGCGGGAACGCGAGCGGATGCGGTTCACCTCGGCCTCCTACTGGGACATCGCCGCCACGATGGACGCCGGCGCGGACGCCTCGCCACGGACCTTCCCGGCCAGGCTGGTCCAGGTGGACGGCGACCGGTTGGCCACCGGAAGGGACTTCGGCGCGGACGGGCAGCTGACCGCCGCGGCCGCGAAGAAGGACGTCCGGGTGCTGGTGGAGGCGGACGCGAACCGCCTCGCCGAGGCGCTGCGCGGGCAGGACTTCGCGGTCACCAGCGTCGAGGAGAAGCCCTACACCCGGCGGCCGTACGCCCCGTTTATGACCTCCACCCTGCAGCAGGAGGCAGGTCGCAAGCTGCGGTTCTCCTCCGAGCGCACCATGCGGATCGCGCAGCGGTTGTACGAGAACGGCTACATCACGTACATGCGTACCGACTCGACCACCCTCTCCGAGGCGGCGATCTCGGCGGCGCGCGACCAGGCGACCGAGCTGTACGGCTCCTCCCACGTCTCGCCCAAGCCGCGGCAGTACACCCGCAAGGTGAAGAACGCGCAGGAGGCACACGAGGCGATCCGGCCGGCGGGCGAGGTCTTCCGCACGCCCGGCCAGGTCGCCAGTGAGCTGGAGAGTGACGAGTTCCGGCTGTACGAGATGATCTGGCAGCGCACCATCGCCTCCCAGATGGCCGACGCCAAGGGCACCACGATGTCGGTGCGGATCAGCGGTACCGCAAGTAGCGGGGAGGAGTGCGCCTTCGCGGCCTCCGGGCGCACCATTACCTTCGCCGGCTTCCTCAAGGCCTACGTCGAGGCCGTGGACAGCGAGGCGGGCGGCGAGGCCGACGACAAGCAGAGCAGGCTGCCGCAGCTGCGCGAGGACCAGCAGGTGTCGGCGACCGAGCTGACCCCGGACGGCCACGCCACCTCGCCACCCCCGCGTTACAGCGAGCCGAGCCTGGTCAGCAAGCTCGAGGAACTGGGTATCGGCAGGCCCTCGACCTACTCCTCGATCATCAAGACCATCCAGGACCGCGGCTACGTGTGGAAGAAGGGTTCCGCGCTGGTGCCGTCCTGGGTCGCCTTCTCCGTGGTCGGGCTGCTGGAGCGGCACTTCGAGCGCCTGGTGGACTACGACTTCACCGCGGCCATGGAGGACGAGCTGGACCGCATCGCCGCGGGTGACGAGCAGCGCACCCGGTGGCTTTCCACCTTCTACTTCGGCGGCGACACCGGCGCGGACGGCTCCGTGGGCCGGCTCGGCGGGCTGAAGAAGCTGGTCGGTGCCGGGGTGGAGGACATCGACGCCCGTGAGATCAACTCCATCCCGCTGTTCACCGACGAGAACGAGAACACGGTGGTGGTGCGGGTCGGCCGGTACGGACCGTACCTCGAGCGCGAGGTCGACGGCAGCTCGCAGCGCGCCAACCTGCCCGACGACCTGCCGCCGGACGAGCTGACCCCGGAGATCGCGGAGAAGCTCTTCGCCACCCCGCAGGAGGGCCGCTCGCTGGGCACCGACCCGGAGACCGGGCACGAGATCGTCGCCAAGGAAGGCCGGTTCGGCCCGTACGTCACCGAGATCCTGCCGGAGCCCCAGGAGGCCGAGGGCGAGACCAAGAAGAGCAGCAAGGCGAAGAAGCCCAAACCGCGCACCGGTTCGCTGCTCAAGTCGATGTCCATCGAGGACATCACCCTGGACGACGCGCTCAAGCTGCTCTCGTTGCCGAGGGTGGTCGGCACGGACCCGGAGTCCGGCGAGGAGATCACCGCGCAGAACGGGCGCTACGGGCCGTACCTGAAGAAGGGAACCGACTCCCGGTCACTGGCCACCGAGGAGCAGATCTTCGACATCACGCTGGAGGAGGCACTGAAGCTCTACGCCGAGCCGAAGCGGCGCGGCAGGCAGGCGGTGGCGAAGCCGCCGCTGAAGGAGTTCGGCAACGACCCCGCCTCCGGCAAGCCGATGGTGGTGAAGGACGGCCGGTTCGGTCCCTATGTCACCGACGGTGAGTACAACGCCTCGCTGCGCCGCTCGGACAGCGTGGAGGAGCTGACCGAGGAGCGGGCCGCCGAGCTGCTCGCGGAGAAGCGGGCCAAGGGGCCGGCGCCGAAGAAGCGCTCGTCCTCCACCCGCAAGAAGGCGTCCAGCGGCACCAAGAGCGGCACCGGCGGCAGCACCGCCAAGTCCAAATCCAAGTCCTGACCTGCGATCGAACGTACGTTCGAGAAATTGTCGGTGGTGCCCGGTCTAATGGCCGGGTGACCGAGACGACAGGGACGACAGCAAGCCGGACGACAGCAAGCCCGACAGCCCACACCCCCCACACCCGGAGCCGGCGCGAGACGGTCTTCGAGCTCCTCGACGAGGTCCTCGCGCCGCTGGACAGCGCGGTGCCGGAGCGGCCGTCGCCGATGGAGTTCCTCGACCCGGAGTTCCGGCTGCCCGCGGCACTGCGGGAGGGGCCGCCACCGGACACCGGTGACCTGGCCGCGGAGGCCGAGCAGTACACCAAGGTCGTCGGCGATATGGCGGCCATGGGGCTGCTGCCGGAGGGCGAGGTGACCCCGGCCGCCGTGGCGCTGTACCGCACGCTGCGGGCAGGGCATATCCGCGGCGTGGTGACCGGTGTGTTCGCCGATCGCGCCGAGCCGCTCCAGGTGCGGTTCTTCGGTGACCGGGACTGCGCCACCGTGCTGAACGTGGTCGGCGGCGAGGTACTGCTGCGCAGCGGTTCCCTGCGCGGGTTGCCGCAGTGGGCCTTCGACGACATCCGCGACGTACCGCGCGGGCCGGGTGGATTCGTCGAGCTACACGCCGACGAGCACGGGGGCCTGCCGGAGGAGGCGGCGGACACGGTGGAGATGATCAGGCGGAGCACGGCCCGGCCGCGACACGGCACGGTGCTGGTCGAGCTCATCGTGCGGGACCGGGTTCGAGTCGAGTACCCGCGGGGCGCCTTCGTGCTGTTCGACAACGATATCGGGCGGTACTTCCTCGGCACCTCGGTCAGCGAGCGCGGGCACTGGGTACTGCAATACGCGCCCGCGGGGCGAGCGCATGCCGAACGGTGGGTCGAACATGCGGCGCTGGGCTGACGGATACGGGCGTTCACCCGCTACCCTGGCGGGTGAAGCTGACGTTGCGCAGGGGAGTGGTGACGGTGGGACAGGCTCAGTTCGACCCGGACGGGACCCAGTCGCCGCCCCCGCCGCCCGCCTTCAACGACCCGCTGGCCGGCCTGGTCACCGGCAGCGACGCCGGAATCGGTGCCAGGGCCACCCCGGACGACGAGGTGGAAGTCGAGATCGCCTCCCCGGTGGAGCCGGACCCCGAGGTGGTGCGCGACATGGTGGACGCGGCGCTGACCAGCGAGCGCGACGAGGAACTGTTCAGCAGGCTCCGGGGCGAGGACCGCAAGAACAAGCAGCAGGAGCCTGCCCAGCCGGCGGAGTCCGGCACCACCGAGTCGGGTGCGCAGGCGCCCACACCCACCGCCGGGATGCTTCCCGCGCAGCAACAACGGGCCTGGCCCGGCCAGCCGCAGTTGATGCAGGCGTTCCGGCCGCGGCACCGGGACGAGCGCGAGCCGAAGCCTCAGCCGGTGCGCAAGCCGTCCAGCGGCTCCGCGGGGCTCGGGATCGCGGTCGTGTTGCTGGTGATCTTCGGCGTGCTGGTGATCCAGCTACTGTCCAGCCTGTTCGACAGCTTCTCCGGCGTCTTCAACTAAGGCGTGTCTCCCAGCCGGGATCTCGGTGAACAGCATGCGCAAGTATGGTGGCCCGATGGTGTCGGTCAAGCAGTTCCAGGTCACCTTCGACTGCGCAGAACCCGAGCGCGTCGCTCGTTTCTGGTGCGAGGTGTTGGGGTACGTCGTACCGCCGCCGCCGGAGGGGTTTGCCACGTGGGACGACGTCGATCGCTCGTTGCCGCCTGAGCGTCAGGGTGCGGCGTTCGTCTGCATTGATCCCTCAGGTGTGGGCCCGCGACTGTTCTTCCAGCGCGTTCCCGAAAGCAAGGCCGTCAAGAATCGGCTGCACCTCGACGTGCGGGTCGGCACCGGGCTCGTGGGTGAAGAGCGCCTCGCGGCACTCGAGGCCGAGTGCGCACGTCTGGTCGCGCTCGGCGCGGTACGCGTGCGACTACTGCTTGCCGACGGCAACGAGGAGTCCTGCATCGTGATGCAGGACATCGAGGGCAACGAGTTCTGTCTCGACTGAGGGCCGCGAACCTGTCCTCGTTCGTTCCCCAGCACACGCCCTGGCGAACGACCCGCTTACCGGCTGCGGTGCGACCGCGCCGCGATTACCGTCCGGCGGTACCGGTCACCGGCCCGGCGGTTGGCTTGGTTGCTCTCGGGATACCCTGACTACACGTACGGGGGATTGCGGAGCGGCGGCCCGGTCGGCGCGGTCGCGAGCGGCCGTCGGAGACACGACTTTGCGGGGTGGGCGCATTAGCGACGAAGCGGGGGCGGCGAGCAGCGCGGGTGCGGACGGCGACGCGTCCGGCGCCTCCACGGTCTACCGGATCCGTCGCGTGCTGGCGATCCCGCCGTTTCGCCGGCTGTGGGCCGTCACCTACCTGTGCAGCGTGGCCGACTGGCTCGCCCTGCTCGCGCTGACCGGCCTGGTCACCAAGTTCACCGACAACTACGCCGCGCAGAACTTCGCCTTCGCCGGGGTCGTACTCACCAACCTGCTGCCCGGCCTGCTGTTCGCCCCGCTCGGCGGGCTGCTGGCGGACAAGTTCGACCGCCGCAAGATCATGATCGTAGCGGACCTGTTCCGCTGCGCGCTGCTGCTGTCCATCGCGCTGGTCGGCAGCACGTGGTGGCTGTTCATCGGCAACTTCCTTGTCGGTTCCGCGGCGATGATGTGGATCCCTTCCAAGGACGCGGCGGTGCCGAACCTGCTGCGCCGCCCGGACCAGGTGGAGACGGCAAACCAGCTCGGCATGGTGATGACCTACGGGCTCGCCGTGGTCACCGGCGCCGGGCTCTACTCGATCCTGACCGGTATCCAGACCACCTTTCACCTGCCGCCGGACGTGCTCGGTGAGTTCGGCATCGCCAAGGTGGTCGTGGTGCTCAACGGCCTGCTCTACCTGGGCAGCGCGCTGCTACTCACCCGCATCCCCGAGCTCTCCCTGCGCAACGTGCACCCGGTGCCCAGTACCGGCGCGGCGCCGAAACCCGTCGTCGAGGCGACCTCCACCGGCCTGCTCGGCATGGTCCGCGACGCAGGCAAGTTCATCCGCAGCACCCCGCTGGTCCGCGGGCTGCTGATCGGCATGGTCGGCGCCTTCGCCGCGGGCGGCGCGGTGATCGGCTCGGCCAAGCCGTACTCCTCCAGCCTGGGCGGCGGGGACGCCGCGTTCGGCCTGCTGTTCGTCGCGGTGTTCCTGGGGGCGGCGGTCGGTCTCGCCGGCGCGCCGAAACTGGCCAAGCGACTGCCGCACGACCGGCTGTTCGGGGTCGGCATCGTGCTTGCCGGTCTGGCCCTGATCGTGGTGGCGCTGGCCCCGCACCTTGCGGTGGCCCTGGTGGCCGTGGCCGTGGTCGGTGCCTGCGCGGGCGGGGCGTTCCTGACCGGCGTCACCATCATCGGCTCGCAGATCGACGACGCCATCCGCGGCCGGATCAACTCCATCTACCAGGCCGCGCTGAAGCTGATCGTGTTCGGCGCGACCGCGACTGTTCCGCTGCTGATC
Proteins encoded in this region:
- a CDS encoding VOC family protein, which produces MVSVKQFQVTFDCAEPERVARFWCEVLGYVVPPPPEGFATWDDVDRSLPPERQGAAFVCIDPSGVGPRLFFQRVPESKAVKNRLHLDVRVGTGLVGEERLAALEAECARLVALGAVRVRLLLADGNEESCIVMQDIEGNEFCLD
- a CDS encoding bifunctional MFS transporter/dTMP kinase yields the protein MSDEAGAASSAGADGDASGASTVYRIRRVLAIPPFRRLWAVTYLCSVADWLALLALTGLVTKFTDNYAAQNFAFAGVVLTNLLPGLLFAPLGGLLADKFDRRKIMIVADLFRCALLLSIALVGSTWWLFIGNFLVGSAAMMWIPSKDAAVPNLLRRPDQVETANQLGMVMTYGLAVVTGAGLYSILTGIQTTFHLPPDVLGEFGIAKVVVVLNGLLYLGSALLLTRIPELSLRNVHPVPSTGAAPKPVVEATSTGLLGMVRDAGKFIRSTPLVRGLLIGMVGAFAAGGAVIGSAKPYSSSLGGGDAAFGLLFVAVFLGAAVGLAGAPKLAKRLPHDRLFGVGIVLAGLALIVVALAPHLAVALVAVAVVGACAGGAFLTGVTIIGSQIDDAIRGRINSIYQAALKLIVFGATATVPLLIGLVRPQVVSVWGNPIIIDGTRPVLLGGGLLAALVGVIAYRQMDSRRTEPILADLRNAIRRRPRRVNGLLIALEGTTATDTAAQAARLAGWLRSSSPRQVVLAADPALDDDRLASLVSGASLTGARAQALAAAAVRADIVERDVRPALDGGAIVVMERFVDSPLAHLSAVAGLDTAELEGLADWATNRLRPDVTVLLDAGPAPATASRVASHEGHWQVQNLLAEMAAADPDRYVVVDAEGTEDEVGERVRTAVGAVLAGRRLGFQPRDTAEEAAETAGAAEQRRTEASS